From a single Eleginops maclovinus isolate JMC-PN-2008 ecotype Puerto Natales chromosome 2, JC_Emac_rtc_rv5, whole genome shotgun sequence genomic region:
- the snx33 gene encoding sorting nexin-33 produces MSKAKALYTFQSENKEEISIQENEELVIFDEKSVDGWFQGENSRGEKGLFPASYVEIVRIRSNSNVTNSSISPAGSLGNDSSFLSSTPNTSLTLQSNIYDNDEDDDDDWDDWDDRSTVVDDGDHRSPGANGHLHHSPLSNNPNVHYRAKPHMERQDSISSSRKGSMVGRNLNRFSSFVRSGVEAFVLGDVPMMAKIAESYTIEMGQLGPVWQASPQPFSCSVEDPTKQTKFKGIKTYISYRVTPSHIERPVYRRYKHFDWLYNRLLHKFTVISVPHLPEKQATGRFEEDFIEKRKRRLILWMNHMTSHPVLSQYEGFEHFLMCVDDKQWKLGKRRAEKDEMVGAHFMLTLQIPNEHQDLQDVEERVDTFKAFAKKMDDSVMQLTHVASELVRKHLGGFRKEFQRLGNSFQSISHAFTLDPPHSSESLNKAISHTGRTYENIGELFAEQPKNDLFLMLDKLSLYQGLLANFPDIIHLQKGAFAKVKESQRMSDEGKMDQDEADGIRKRCRTVGFALQAEMSHFHQQREVDFKQMMQAYLTEQIAFYQRVVQQLERTLRMYDCL; encoded by the exons TTCCCAGCATCCTATGTGGAAATTGTTCGCATTCGCTCAAACTCTAACGTGACGAACAGCTCCATAAGCCCAGCAGGATCCTTAGGAAATGACTCCTCTTTTTTATCATCAACCCCAAACACCTCTTTGACTTTGCAGTCGAATATCTATGACAacgatgaggatgatgatgatgactgGGACGACTGGGATGACAGGTCCACGGTTGTGGATGATGGTGACCACAGGAGCCCTGGGGCCAATGGACACCTCCATCACAGCCCACTGTCCAACAATCCCAACGTGCACTACCGGGCCAAACCACACATGGAGAGACAGGACAGCATCTCCAGCTCAAGGAAAGGCAGCATGGTGGGCAGGAACTTGAACAGGTTTTCCAGCTTTGTCCGCTCAGGGGTGGAAGCATTTGTGTTGGGGGATGTACCCATGATGGCAAAAATAGCTGAGTCATACACCATTGAGATGGGTCAATTGGGGCCAGTTTGGCAGGCGAGCCCACAGCCTTTCTCCTGCTCTGTTGAAGACCCCACAAAACAGACAAAGTTCAAGGGTATCAAGACGTACATTTCCTACCGCGTCACGCCGAGCCACATAGAGCGTCCCGTGTACAGGCGTTACAAACATTTTGACTGGCTGTACAACCGCTTACTGCACAAGTTCACTGTGATCTCCGTGCCTCACCTGCCTGAGAAGCAGGCCACTGGGCGATTTGAGGAAGACTTTATCGAGAAGCGCAAGAGACGACTGATACTGTGGATGAACCACATGACCAGTCACCCAGTCCTCTCCCAGTATGAAGGCTTTGAGCACTTTCTGATGTGTGTTGATGACAAGCAGTGGAAACTGGGCAAAAGGCGGGCGGAAAAGGACGAGATGGTTGGTGCCCATTTCATGCTGACCCTTCAGATCCCGAACGAGCACCAGGACCTTCAGGACGTAGAGGAGCGGGTCGACACCTTCAAGGCCTTTGCTAAGAAAATGGATGACAGCGTGATGCAGCTCACACATGTTGCCTCGGAGCTGGTTCGTAAACACCTGGGCGGGTTCAGGAAGGAGTTCCAGCGGCTGGGAAATTCTTTCCAATCGATTAGCCATGCTTTCACGCTGGACCCTCCCCACAGCTCTGAGTCCCTCAACAAAGCCATCTCCCATACGGGCCGCACCTACGAGAACATTGGAGAGCTGTTCGCAGAGCAACCTAAGAATGACCTCTTCCTTATGCTGGACAAGCTGTCCCTCTACCAAGGCCTGCTCGCCAACTTCCCGGACATTATTCATCTACAGAAAG GTGCCTTCGCCAAGGTGAAGGAGAGCCAGCGGATGAGTGATGAGGGGAAGATGGACCAGGACGAGGCTGACGGCATCAGGAAACGCTGCCGGACGGTTGGCTTTGCCCTGCAGGCGGAGATGAGCCACTTCCACCAGCAGCGAGAGGTGGACTTCAAACAGATGATGCAGGCCTACCTCACGGAGCAAATAGCCTTTTACCAGCGTGTTGTCCAGCAACTGGAGCGCACCCTGCGCATGTATGACTGTCTGTAA